In one Microbacterium invictum genomic region, the following are encoded:
- a CDS encoding amino acid ABC transporter ATP-binding protein, whose product MTALLQADGIWKSFGDRSVLRGVSLDLSVHEVVAVIGASGSGKSTLLRCLNLLETIDDGVILLGGEDISDPRVDGNRVRARFGAVFQHYNLFPHLSVIDNVTLAARKVHRMPRRDADAKAMALLERIGLADKAREHPDRLSGGQQQRAAIVRAVVTDPEVLFLDEITSALDPELVGEVLELVQSLAEEGATILMATHEMAFARDVAHRVLFLDEGRVVEEGPPSEVLVAPREERTRRFLSRFTT is encoded by the coding sequence GTGACCGCACTCCTGCAGGCAGACGGGATCTGGAAGTCGTTCGGCGACCGCTCGGTGCTCCGCGGCGTGTCGCTCGATCTGTCCGTGCACGAGGTCGTCGCGGTCATCGGCGCGAGCGGGTCGGGCAAGTCGACGCTGCTGCGGTGCCTGAACCTCCTCGAGACGATCGACGACGGCGTCATCCTGCTCGGGGGGGAGGACATCTCCGACCCGCGTGTGGACGGCAACCGGGTGCGCGCCCGATTCGGCGCCGTGTTCCAGCACTACAACCTCTTCCCCCACCTGTCGGTGATCGACAACGTCACGCTCGCCGCCCGGAAGGTGCACCGGATGCCGCGGCGCGACGCCGACGCGAAGGCGATGGCCCTGCTCGAACGGATCGGGCTGGCCGACAAGGCGCGCGAGCACCCCGACCGCCTGTCGGGCGGTCAGCAGCAGCGGGCCGCGATCGTGCGCGCCGTGGTGACCGACCCCGAGGTGCTTTTCCTCGACGAGATCACGTCGGCGCTCGATCCCGAGCTCGTCGGCGAGGTGCTCGAGCTGGTGCAGTCCCTCGCCGAGGAGGGGGCGACCATCCTCATGGCCACCCACGAGATGGCCTTCGCGCGCGACGTCGCCCATCGGGTGCTCTTCCTCGACGAGGGCCGCGTGGTCGAAGAGGGTCCGCCGAGCGAGGTGCTCGTCGCACCGCGCGAGGAGCGGACGCGCCGGTTCCTCTCGCGATTCACGACCTGA